In a single window of the Halomicroarcula saliterrae genome:
- a CDS encoding DUF5803 family protein, whose product MQRRILALLAVLALVGLAGCTGIFGPEEVDSDQLNENASYDWDTEANASLTLNRTSYRAVYDIPDNSTFTIYNRDDLGREESVPVSALRFRYDNGTVISPANSSLTADRTGRSTIIRLPNNSSGQVAYSAPRQGKSFSTPTYASGYNYSVTLPPGRRVGIPLLSQVTPGGYETETNATTNRMTVTWDEPVDARAIRLRFYLERDLYIFGGLAAIAVVVGGVGTVYYWRQLQAVRRRRQEAGIDLEEEYDDDDFGDDGPPPGMR is encoded by the coding sequence CTGTACCGGTATCTTCGGCCCCGAAGAGGTCGACTCGGACCAGCTGAACGAGAACGCGAGCTACGACTGGGACACCGAGGCGAACGCCTCGCTAACGCTCAATCGAACCTCCTACAGAGCGGTGTACGACATTCCGGACAACTCCACGTTCACCATCTACAACCGGGACGACCTCGGTCGGGAGGAGAGCGTCCCGGTCAGCGCCCTGCGGTTCCGCTACGACAACGGGACCGTCATCAGCCCGGCTAACTCCTCGCTCACTGCCGACCGAACCGGCCGCTCTACTATCATCCGACTGCCCAACAACAGCAGCGGGCAGGTCGCCTACAGCGCGCCGCGTCAGGGCAAGTCCTTCTCCACGCCGACCTACGCGTCCGGCTACAACTACTCGGTGACGCTTCCGCCGGGCCGACGCGTGGGGATTCCGCTGCTCTCGCAGGTCACGCCCGGCGGCTACGAGACGGAGACGAACGCCACGACCAATCGGATGACCGTCACGTGGGACGAACCCGTGGACGCGCGGGCGATACGGCTCCGGTTCTACCTCGAACGTGACCTCTACATCTTCGGCGGGCTCGCCGCCATCGCCGTCGTCGTCGGCGGCGTGGGGACGGTGTACTACTGGCGCCAGCTGCAGGCGGTCAGACGGCGGCGACAGGAGGCCGGTATCGACCTCGAAGAGGAGTACGACGACGACGACTTCGGCGACGACGGCCCGCCACCGGGCATGCGCTGA
- a CDS encoding pyridoxamine 5'-phosphate oxidase family protein has product MPTETYGQWMGTPMDERDIDRLLTDAGWGVLSLAEGDEPYSIPVSFGYDGADVFLALIRDSPANTKFEFVEDGQRARLLVTDIGGRFDWQSIAVTGSVRALDRDGSEWDGAVETLDDNAWFSTDFERAEGIEEITVWRLAPDEVRGLEVREDEN; this is encoded by the coding sequence ATGCCGACAGAGACATACGGGCAGTGGATGGGGACGCCGATGGACGAGCGGGACATCGACCGACTGCTGACAGACGCCGGCTGGGGCGTCCTCTCGCTGGCCGAGGGCGACGAGCCCTACAGCATTCCCGTCTCCTTCGGCTACGACGGCGCGGACGTGTTCCTCGCGCTCATACGCGATAGCCCGGCGAACACGAAGTTCGAGTTCGTCGAGGACGGCCAGCGGGCGCGCCTGCTCGTGACCGACATCGGCGGCCGCTTCGACTGGCAGTCGATCGCTGTGACGGGGTCCGTCCGTGCGCTCGACCGGGACGGCAGCGAGTGGGACGGCGCCGTCGAGACGCTGGACGACAACGCCTGGTTCTCGACGGATTTCGAGCGGGCCGAGGGCATCGAAGAGATAACTGTGTGGCGCCTCGCTCCCGACGAGGTCCGGGGGCTGGAAGTGCGGGAAGACGAGAACTGA
- a CDS encoding 4Fe-4S dicluster domain-containing protein has product MAIDPEFETSREVVEQHEGHNVWGPVEEPETLGIHGTHVAVDFDICLADGACLEDCPVDVFEWVDTPDHPESEIKADPTHEDQCIDCMLCVDVCPVDAIDVDPGRAGRL; this is encoded by the coding sequence ATGGCCATCGACCCGGAGTTCGAGACGAGTCGCGAGGTAGTCGAACAACACGAGGGTCACAACGTCTGGGGACCCGTCGAGGAACCGGAGACACTCGGTATCCACGGGACCCACGTCGCCGTCGACTTCGACATCTGTCTGGCCGACGGCGCCTGTCTGGAGGACTGTCCCGTCGACGTGTTCGAGTGGGTGGACACGCCGGACCACCCCGAGAGCGAGATCAAGGCGGACCCGACCCACGAGGACCAGTGTATCGACTGTATGCTGTGTGTCGACGTCTGTCCGGTCGACGCCATCGACGTCGACCCCGGTCGCGCGGGCCGTCTCTAA
- a CDS encoding electron transfer flavoprotein subunit beta/FixA family protein yields MHTVVLTKGVPDFREGQVSFDEDGHLERGKTPTVMNPNDRHALRAALQTTVRNGGTVSLMSMGPPGYEDVLREGMRDVYADDCYLLSDREMGAADTWATAMTVATGLQHLAEPPDLVFAGFKTADGETGHTGPQTAYCLDWPMVTHVVSLSVDEDAGRLTAERLVDGDVTEIETVEAPLPCFVMADPEFEPTYRTAGHRLEHKDRRAATRARADEFEDHLTVWDHEELNLDPDYIGLDGSPTIVAGVDPIPKAPAEREATVVDGADPGALEPVVDELLPHAAGD; encoded by the coding sequence ATGCACACGGTAGTTCTGACCAAAGGGGTCCCCGACTTCCGCGAAGGGCAGGTCTCCTTCGACGAGGACGGGCACCTCGAACGCGGCAAGACGCCCACGGTGATGAACCCGAACGACCGACACGCGCTGCGGGCGGCGCTCCAGACGACCGTCCGCAACGGCGGGACCGTCTCGCTGATGAGCATGGGTCCGCCGGGGTACGAGGACGTGTTGCGGGAGGGAATGCGCGACGTCTACGCCGACGACTGCTATCTCCTCTCCGACCGGGAGATGGGGGCGGCGGACACCTGGGCGACGGCCATGACCGTCGCGACGGGCCTCCAGCATCTGGCGGAACCGCCGGACCTCGTCTTCGCGGGGTTCAAGACCGCCGACGGGGAGACCGGTCACACCGGGCCCCAGACCGCCTACTGTCTGGACTGGCCGATGGTGACCCACGTCGTCTCGCTGTCGGTGGACGAGGACGCGGGGCGGCTCACCGCCGAACGGCTCGTCGACGGCGACGTGACCGAGATAGAGACCGTCGAGGCGCCGCTGCCCTGTTTCGTCATGGCCGACCCCGAGTTCGAGCCCACCTATCGCACGGCGGGCCATCGGCTCGAACACAAGGACCGCCGGGCCGCGACACGGGCGCGGGCCGACGAGTTCGAGGACCACCTGACGGTGTGGGACCACGAGGAGCTGAATCTGGACCCCGACTACATCGGGCTGGACGGCTCCCCGACCATCGTCGCCGGCGTCGACCCAATCCCGAAGGCGCCCGCCGAGCGCGAGGCCACGGTGGTCGACGGCGCGGACCCCGGCGCGCTCGAACCGGTCGTGGACGAGCTCCTCCCACACGCGGCGGGTGACTGA
- a CDS encoding electron transfer flavoprotein subunit alpha/FixB family protein, whose amino-acid sequence MPDIDLSDHEIAELGPMLKDIEDPEVLRELLAAEAGGLDRAPVIRLIEDRIEKAETVEEGESRPEAADLTELSVADVANMVRDIDDAETLRTLLEREREGRDRDSAVTQIANRIESVEGSEERDEPVETVPPEEKHPELDHPTNEKQWVEGTVDGEYRDMWVYCETQAGELVDVSREMLGKARELMDEYNRRYESDERVVAVLVGADASDHVEAVVAHGADLVVYHEDERLERFRHTPYTEIVVDMMRAGGGLASEGHASVDWKAYHEPRYTLFPATNNGRDLSALVQGALDSGLASDCSGLYIESEMISNPAKVGTAGDKTEFERVMHMKRPDFSGFEYSTILCIDKPDRDFHPQGASVIPGSFDVPEPEPGREAAVVEYEMSLDADWFEVEVTDAERLDGGVDLSGHDVVVAVGRGIGDDPTRGIELALDLVDAFEDADLGLSRGVITSSYAFDSHVEDYVAEERQIGESGQVVEPEIYVAAGISGAIQHKVGCDESDTIVAVNTDPEADIREFSDYFVEGDLFEVLPRLTEAVEAGRLAPVAEASDD is encoded by the coding sequence ATGCCGGATATCGACCTCTCCGACCACGAGATAGCCGAGCTGGGACCGATGCTGAAGGACATCGAAGACCCCGAGGTGCTGCGGGAGCTGCTGGCCGCCGAGGCCGGCGGGCTGGACCGGGCGCCGGTGATTCGCCTCATCGAGGACCGCATCGAGAAAGCCGAGACCGTCGAGGAGGGCGAGAGCCGCCCCGAAGCGGCCGACCTCACCGAGCTGTCCGTCGCGGACGTGGCCAACATGGTCCGGGACATCGACGACGCGGAGACGCTGCGGACCCTCCTCGAACGCGAGCGCGAGGGACGGGACCGCGACAGCGCCGTCACGCAGATAGCGAACCGAATCGAGTCGGTCGAGGGCAGCGAAGAACGCGACGAACCCGTCGAGACCGTTCCGCCCGAGGAGAAACACCCCGAACTCGACCATCCGACCAACGAGAAACAGTGGGTCGAGGGGACCGTCGACGGCGAGTACCGCGACATGTGGGTGTACTGCGAGACGCAGGCCGGCGAACTGGTCGACGTCTCCCGCGAGATGCTCGGGAAGGCACGCGAACTGATGGACGAGTACAATCGGCGCTACGAGAGCGACGAACGGGTCGTCGCCGTCCTCGTCGGCGCCGACGCCAGCGACCACGTCGAGGCGGTCGTCGCCCACGGCGCGGACCTCGTGGTCTACCACGAGGACGAGCGGCTGGAGCGGTTCCGCCACACACCGTACACCGAAATCGTCGTCGACATGATGCGAGCGGGCGGCGGACTCGCGAGCGAAGGCCACGCGTCCGTCGACTGGAAGGCGTACCACGAGCCCCGCTACACGCTGTTCCCGGCGACGAACAACGGTCGGGACCTCTCGGCGCTGGTCCAGGGCGCGCTCGACTCCGGACTGGCCTCCGACTGCTCGGGGCTGTACATCGAGAGCGAGATGATATCGAACCCGGCGAAGGTCGGGACGGCGGGCGACAAGACGGAGTTCGAGCGCGTCATGCACATGAAGCGGCCGGACTTCTCGGGGTTCGAGTACTCGACTATCCTCTGTATCGACAAGCCCGACCGGGACTTCCACCCGCAGGGCGCGAGCGTCATTCCGGGCAGTTTCGACGTCCCCGAGCCGGAGCCCGGGCGCGAGGCGGCGGTCGTCGAGTACGAGATGTCGCTGGACGCGGACTGGTTCGAGGTCGAGGTGACGGACGCCGAACGGCTCGACGGCGGCGTCGACCTGTCGGGCCACGACGTGGTCGTCGCCGTCGGGCGGGGCATCGGTGACGACCCGACCCGTGGTATCGAGCTGGCGCTTGACCTCGTGGACGCCTTCGAGGACGCCGACCTGGGCCTCTCGCGGGGCGTCATCACCTCCTCCTATGCCTTCGACAGCCACGTCGAGGACTACGTCGCCGAGGAGCGCCAGATCGGGGAGTCCGGGCAGGTCGTCGAACCGGAGATATACGTCGCGGCGGGCATCTCCGGAGCCATCCAGCACAAGGTCGGCTGCGACGAGTCGGACACGATAGTCGCGGTCAACACGGACCCCGAGGCCGATATCAGGGAGTTCTCGGACTACTTCGTCGAGGGCGACCTCTTCGAGGTGTTGCCGCGGCTGACCGAGGCCGTCGAGGCCGGGCGACTGGCCCCGGTGGCGGAGGCCAGCGATGACTGA
- a CDS encoding FAD-dependent monooxygenase, protein MTEKYEAVVVGCGPGGAAAAAALARNGVETLVLERGVDAGSKNVSGGVLYAEASAPYTIDGLFPGFREAATERPVTENYIHNVAGNRVKTFDIGDLHHHDTAWADSVLRRPMDSWLADRVHELTRETGGGLLTEIHVTGLLRENGEIVGVTTEELEPIAADVVVAADGVNSELARDAGLMDWDDAEEWFQGVKAVVEMEPDVVDERFGIDDDEGQAHLFSGDLFDGVRGGGFLYTNEASLSVGTVFHLDSIADERAEPQELLDNLLTHPLLAQWLGDEYHEREYSAKLVPDSKKVAHESPHEDRLVLVGDAAGQMQAQGPIIKGMNHAVTAGALAAEAFADARSRGDPHRAGELYERKLREEGVMAKLRPRSYGVVGRLGELDVVDEVATALADSPVGRLGVRAAGGLLERAYNSPRLVAMIPDTALPYVTLPTVIAAELGEEIDAENRVDPPGLDERIGDLTYDVGEPHIRLVDNTYAASGTAVTACPVSAEAFGGGCYRDELVRTNGEQERLVSLDTQPCVECGTCAIVADTEWEHPAGGKGVDFEQG, encoded by the coding sequence ATGACTGAGAAGTACGAGGCCGTCGTCGTCGGCTGTGGCCCGGGCGGCGCCGCGGCGGCTGCCGCCCTCGCCCGGAACGGCGTCGAGACGCTCGTGCTGGAACGCGGTGTCGACGCCGGCTCGAAGAACGTCTCGGGGGGCGTGCTCTACGCCGAGGCGTCCGCCCCCTACACCATCGACGGCCTGTTCCCCGGCTTCCGCGAGGCGGCCACCGAGCGGCCCGTCACCGAGAACTACATCCACAACGTCGCCGGCAACCGGGTGAAGACGTTCGACATCGGCGACCTCCACCACCACGACACGGCGTGGGCGGATTCGGTGCTCCGCCGGCCGATGGACTCGTGGCTCGCCGACCGGGTCCACGAACTGACCCGCGAGACCGGCGGCGGACTGCTGACGGAGATACACGTGACGGGGCTGCTCCGCGAGAACGGCGAAATCGTCGGTGTCACCACGGAAGAGCTCGAACCGATAGCGGCCGACGTCGTCGTCGCGGCCGACGGCGTCAACTCCGAACTCGCCCGCGACGCCGGGCTGATGGACTGGGACGACGCCGAGGAGTGGTTCCAGGGCGTCAAAGCCGTCGTGGAGATGGAGCCTGACGTCGTCGACGAGCGGTTCGGTATCGACGACGACGAGGGACAGGCCCACCTGTTCTCGGGCGACCTCTTCGACGGCGTCAGGGGCGGCGGGTTCCTCTACACCAACGAGGCGTCGCTCTCTGTCGGGACGGTGTTCCACCTGGACTCCATCGCCGACGAGCGGGCCGAACCACAGGAGCTGCTGGACAACCTGTTGACCCACCCGCTGCTCGCCCAGTGGCTCGGCGACGAGTATCACGAGCGCGAGTACAGCGCCAAGCTCGTCCCCGACTCGAAGAAGGTCGCTCACGAGTCGCCCCACGAAGACCGCCTCGTCCTCGTCGGCGACGCCGCCGGCCAGATGCAGGCCCAGGGCCCCATCATCAAGGGGATGAACCACGCCGTCACGGCGGGCGCGCTGGCCGCCGAAGCGTTCGCCGACGCCCGCTCCCGGGGAGACCCCCACCGGGCGGGCGAGCTCTACGAGCGGAAACTCCGCGAAGAGGGCGTCATGGCGAAGCTGCGGCCGCGCAGCTACGGCGTGGTCGGTCGGCTCGGCGAACTCGACGTGGTAGACGAGGTGGCGACCGCGCTCGCCGACTCGCCCGTGGGTCGCCTCGGCGTCCGCGCGGCCGGCGGGCTCCTCGAACGGGCCTACAACTCCCCCCGGCTCGTCGCGATGATACCCGACACCGCACTGCCCTACGTCACCCTGCCGACGGTCATCGCGGCGGAGCTGGGGGAGGAAATCGACGCCGAGAACCGCGTCGACCCGCCCGGCCTCGACGAGCGCATCGGTGACCTCACTTACGACGTGGGCGAGCCACACATCCGGCTGGTCGACAACACCTACGCCGCCTCGGGGACGGCGGTCACCGCCTGTCCGGTCAGCGCCGAGGCCTTCGGCGGCGGCTGCTACCGCGACGAACTGGTCCGGACGAACGGTGAGCAGGAGCGCCTCGTCAGCCTCGACACCCAGCCCTGCGTCGAGTGCGGGACCTGCGCTATCGTCGCCGACACCGAGTGGGAACACCCCGCCGGCGGGAAGGGCGTCGACTTCGAGCAGGGGTGA
- a CDS encoding GNAT family N-acetyltransferase, with amino-acid sequence MELTEPLQFDHADRRDIYEYVESRGTVSAEKARRALGMEPRPFGHHLVILQRGGMITRVDDELRIAYEDTETQSYEAEEVAVIIRQARQEDLKGLVGAIRAAIGSGEYVDAETVADVIDSEGVILRHNDVESRIFFVACVDDDVVGWVHLKHPETAKLSHTAELTVGVLAQYRGQGIGGRLLERGTEWAAEKGYEKLYNSVPSTNESAIDFLEAHGWETEAVREDHYRLGDDYADEVMLAREL; translated from the coding sequence ATGGAACTCACGGAGCCACTGCAGTTCGACCACGCCGACCGGCGGGACATCTACGAGTACGTCGAGTCGCGCGGGACCGTCTCGGCCGAGAAGGCCCGCCGGGCCCTCGGCATGGAACCCCGGCCCTTCGGCCACCACCTCGTCATCCTGCAACGCGGCGGGATGATAACTCGGGTCGACGACGAGCTTCGCATCGCCTACGAGGACACCGAGACGCAGTCCTACGAGGCCGAGGAGGTCGCGGTCATCATCCGACAGGCGCGCCAGGAGGACCTGAAGGGGCTGGTGGGCGCGATTCGCGCGGCCATCGGCAGCGGGGAGTACGTCGACGCCGAAACGGTCGCGGACGTCATCGACAGCGAGGGGGTCATCCTGCGGCACAACGACGTGGAGTCGCGCATCTTCTTCGTCGCCTGCGTGGACGACGACGTGGTCGGCTGGGTCCACCTCAAACACCCCGAGACGGCGAAGCTCAGCCACACCGCCGAGCTCACCGTCGGCGTCCTCGCGCAGTACCGCGGGCAGGGCATCGGCGGCCGCCTGCTCGAACGGGGGACCGAGTGGGCCGCCGAGAAGGGGTACGAGAAGCTGTACAACTCCGTTCCCTCGACGAACGAGTCGGCTATCGACTTCCTCGAGGCCCACGGCTGGGAGACCGAGGCCGTCAGGGAGGACCACTACAGGCTCGGGGACGACTACGCCGACGAGGTGATGCTGGCCCGGGAGCTCTAG
- a CDS encoding DUF456 domain-containing protein encodes MLVTLDSALVVVAFLLLVGGVVGSLVPQVPGALLSLAGVYSYWYATGEPGIWLLVGLTLVGVLTWVVDFFGGAIAARAGGASTTTAVLAGVVGLVLFFFTGPLGIILGVAGTVFAVEFYRQQDARKGLKAALVTTAGMLASSVAQAVLTGSMLLAMLGVALL; translated from the coding sequence ATGTTGGTCACGCTCGATTCGGCGCTGGTCGTCGTCGCCTTCCTCCTGCTCGTCGGCGGCGTCGTCGGCAGTCTGGTCCCGCAGGTCCCCGGCGCGCTCCTCTCGCTCGCCGGTGTGTACAGCTACTGGTACGCGACCGGCGAGCCCGGCATCTGGCTCCTCGTCGGACTCACGCTCGTCGGCGTCCTGACGTGGGTCGTCGACTTCTTCGGCGGCGCCATCGCCGCCCGCGCCGGCGGGGCCTCGACCACGACGGCCGTCCTCGCGGGCGTGGTCGGGCTGGTGCTTTTCTTCTTCACCGGCCCGCTGGGCATCATCCTCGGCGTCGCCGGCACCGTCTTCGCAGTCGAGTTCTACCGCCAGCAGGACGCCCGGAAAGGGCTGAAAGCCGCGCTGGTCACGACCGCCGGGATGCTGGCCTCCAGCGTCGCGCAGGCCGTCCTGACCGGGTCGATGCTGCTGGCGATGCTCGGCGTCGCACTGTTGTGA
- the tmcA gene encoding tRNA(Met) cytidine acetyltransferase TmcA — MELAGELRAEARRTGERRVLVLAGEPERTRDRAVDALAETDIPLTETRLLGPASFLDCERHEQSRASELLGRTLSAVVLDAHAELRPNALGTAVGAVDGGGLVVLLTPPLSAWPDRRDAFDGALAVPPFDRDDVTGHFRRRLVETLRAHRGVAIVAVDARGDTVEQRGLTDPAPRLPRPPPRPPADHAFDAATYEACRTDDQRDAVRAFEALTEPGRAVVVEADRGRGKSSAAGLAAANLALRGRDVLVTAPQYRSAAELFARASELFETRGVAVDAEPAAEPQRLTVAAEGGGRLRYLPPGRAVDLPDEPDVVVVDEAAALPVRRLEAMLDAPSVAFTTTVHGYEGAGRGFSVRFRDRLAESDHAVTELTMTTPIRYADADPVEVWAFRALLLDARPPVEPLVADTTPESVTYRRLSATDLLADEHLLREVFGLLVLAHYRTEPTDLARLLDAPNLEVRALTHDVEPSTARRWSPESRSDGGHVVAVALLAREGALDAETRRRMYDGERVRGNMLPDVLSTQLRDEAAGVPVGRRVLRIATHDAVRSRGLGSHLLSEVRAEFADAVDWLGVGFGATPRLARFWRRNGYRTLHLSTSRNDRSGEYSAVMLDPCSAAGRELATRHTGWFCDRIVATLTDALSDADPDVVRAVLRAVDAAPDPDLSPWERRLVAGVPTGAAILDTDPDPFRRLTLAHLVAPADPAALSDREERLLVRKVLQARPWGEVADELAFVSQRECKRAFASAVETLTRLYCERGT, encoded by the coding sequence ATGGAACTGGCCGGGGAGCTCCGCGCCGAGGCCCGCCGGACCGGCGAACGCCGGGTGCTCGTACTGGCCGGCGAGCCAGAGCGGACGCGCGACCGGGCCGTCGACGCGCTCGCCGAAACGGATATCCCGCTGACCGAGACGAGACTGCTCGGCCCGGCGTCGTTTCTCGACTGCGAACGCCACGAGCAGTCCCGCGCGTCCGAGCTGCTGGGCCGGACCCTGAGCGCCGTCGTCCTCGACGCCCACGCCGAACTCAGACCGAACGCGCTGGGGACGGCGGTCGGCGCCGTCGACGGCGGCGGGCTGGTCGTCCTGTTGACGCCGCCGCTGTCGGCGTGGCCCGACCGCCGCGACGCCTTCGACGGCGCGCTCGCGGTACCGCCCTTCGACCGGGACGACGTGACCGGACACTTCCGCCGTCGGCTGGTCGAGACGCTGCGGGCCCATCGCGGCGTCGCTATCGTCGCCGTGGACGCCCGTGGCGACACCGTCGAGCAGCGCGGCCTCACCGACCCGGCGCCGCGACTGCCCCGGCCACCGCCCCGGCCGCCGGCCGACCACGCCTTCGACGCCGCGACGTACGAGGCCTGCCGGACCGACGACCAGCGGGACGCGGTCCGTGCCTTCGAGGCGCTCACCGAGCCCGGCCGGGCGGTCGTCGTCGAGGCGGACCGCGGCCGCGGGAAGTCGAGCGCCGCGGGGCTGGCCGCCGCGAACCTCGCGCTCCGGGGCCGCGACGTGCTCGTGACCGCGCCCCAGTACCGGAGCGCGGCCGAGCTGTTCGCCCGCGCGAGCGAGCTGTTCGAGACGCGGGGTGTCGCCGTCGACGCGGAGCCGGCGGCCGAGCCACAACGCCTGACGGTCGCGGCCGAGGGCGGTGGGCGGCTCCGGTATCTGCCGCCCGGACGGGCGGTGGACCTCCCGGACGAGCCCGACGTCGTCGTGGTCGACGAGGCCGCTGCGCTGCCGGTCCGGCGGCTCGAAGCGATGCTCGACGCGCCCTCGGTGGCCTTTACCACCACCGTACACGGGTACGAGGGCGCGGGACGGGGGTTCTCGGTGCGCTTCCGGGACCGCCTCGCCGAGAGCGACCACGCCGTAACCGAACTGACGATGACGACGCCGATACGGTACGCCGACGCCGACCCGGTGGAGGTGTGGGCGTTCCGGGCGCTGCTGCTCGACGCCCGCCCGCCCGTCGAGCCGCTCGTCGCCGACACGACGCCCGAGTCGGTCACGTATCGGCGCCTCTCGGCGACGGACCTGCTCGCCGACGAGCACCTGCTACGGGAGGTCTTCGGCCTGCTCGTCCTGGCCCACTACCGGACCGAACCCACGGACCTCGCGCGGCTGCTCGACGCCCCGAACCTCGAAGTTCGAGCGCTGACCCACGACGTCGAGCCGAGCACCGCGAGGCGATGGTCGCCAGAATCTCGTTCTGACGGCGGCCACGTCGTCGCGGTGGCGCTCCTCGCCCGCGAGGGCGCTCTCGACGCCGAGACGCGCCGCCGGATGTACGACGGCGAGCGGGTCCGCGGGAACATGCTCCCGGACGTGCTCTCGACGCAGTTGCGCGACGAGGCCGCGGGCGTGCCGGTCGGCCGGCGCGTCCTCCGTATCGCGACCCACGACGCCGTCCGCTCGCGGGGGCTGGGCTCGCACCTGTTGAGCGAGGTCCGCGCGGAGTTCGCCGACGCCGTCGACTGGCTGGGCGTCGGGTTCGGGGCGACGCCCCGGCTCGCGCGGTTCTGGCGCCGGAACGGCTACCGGACGCTCCACCTCTCGACCTCCCGGAACGACCGGAGCGGGGAGTACTCCGCCGTCATGCTCGACCCCTGCTCGGCGGCGGGCCGGGAGCTCGCGACCCGACACACCGGCTGGTTCTGTGACCGTATCGTCGCCACCCTCACCGACGCGCTCTCCGACGCGGACCCTGACGTCGTTCGGGCGGTCCTGCGGGCCGTCGACGCCGCGCCCGACCCCGACCTGTCGCCGTGGGAGCGGCGCCTCGTCGCGGGCGTCCCCACCGGCGCGGCCATCCTCGACACCGACCCGGACCCGTTCCGGCGGCTGACGCTGGCGCATCTGGTCGCGCCCGCGGACCCGGCCGCCCTGTCTGACCGCGAGGAGCGCCTGCTGGTCCGGAAGGTGCTGCAGGCCCGCCCCTGGGGCGAGGTGGCCGACGAGCTGGCGTTCGTCTCACAGCGCGAGTGCAAACGGGCGTTCGCTTCGGCTGTCGAAACGTTGACACGGCTCTACTGCGAACGGGGGACATAG
- a CDS encoding universal stress protein: MPQVVVPVRYPLTKDSSRTLAEAIKLADEEDADLTVLHVNLYQNSSRVSRAALKRAVEEKFGHVPRSRYIVRSGMLVEETILDEVAASGADVVVIGTKQASRWREMVRRLVDDPDIEHFLREELDCDIVTVSPSGQPARHSPSASED; the protein is encoded by the coding sequence ATGCCACAGGTCGTGGTCCCGGTCCGCTACCCACTGACGAAAGACTCCAGTCGGACGCTGGCCGAGGCAATCAAGCTCGCAGACGAGGAGGACGCCGACCTCACCGTCCTCCACGTCAATCTCTATCAGAACAGCTCTCGCGTGTCGCGGGCGGCCCTCAAACGGGCCGTCGAGGAGAAGTTCGGTCACGTCCCGCGGAGCCGCTACATCGTCCGTTCGGGGATGCTCGTCGAGGAGACTATCCTCGACGAGGTCGCCGCGAGCGGTGCCGACGTGGTCGTCATCGGGACGAAACAGGCCAGCCGCTGGCGGGAGATGGTCCGCAGACTCGTCGACGACCCAGACATCGAGCACTTCCTGCGGGAGGAACTCGACTGCGACATCGTCACCGTGAGCCCGTCGGGTCAGCCGGCGCGTCACTCCCCGTCGGCGTCCGAGGACTGA